The following are encoded together in the Humulus lupulus chromosome 5, drHumLupu1.1, whole genome shotgun sequence genome:
- the LOC133777634 gene encoding ATP-dependent Clp protease ATP-binding subunit CLPT1, chloroplastic: MASHTLSAIVVVPSSTSQTSSWNHYRASCPLLSWRLSRFYLSTSFVGRQLSIRPSNLMHLATKHRPAIATVLFSLPTAKPEKTPQEKSPNWSSRAIRSFAMAELEARKLKYPNTGTEALLMGILVEGTSISAKFLRENEITLFKVREETVSLLGKSDMYYFSPEHPPLTEPAQRALDWAVDQKLSSGEEGEITVTHLLLGIWSEKESAGHKILASLGFDDEKAKELGKSMDKDCILSFK, encoded by the exons ATGGCGTCCCATACTCTCTCAGCTATCGTAGTAGTTCCATCTTCAACCTCACAAACTTCTTCCTGGAATCACTACAGAGCTTCTTGTCCGCTCCTCTCATGGCGTTTGAGTCGGTTTTACCTATCTACCTCCTTCGTTGGTCGCCAGCTCTCGATTCGGCCCTCCAATTTGATGCATTTGGCTACGAAGCATCGGCCCGCCATTGCCACAGTGCTCTTCAGCCTCCCAACTGC GAAACCAGAGAAGACTCCTCAGGAGAAATCCCCAAA TTGGTCATCGAGGGCGATAAGGTCGTTTGCCATGGCGGAGTTAGAAGCGAGAAAGCTCAAGTATCCGAATACTGGTACAGAAGCACTTCTGATGGGGATTTTGGTCGAGG GAACAAGTATATCTGCAAAGTTTCTAAGAGAAAATGAAATCACACTTTTCAAGGTGCGAGAAGAAACTGTaagtttacttggaaaatctgATATGTACTATTTCAGTCCCGAGCATCCTCCATTGACTGAACCAGCTCAGAGAGCCCTTGACTGGGCCGTTGATCAGAAACTAAGTTCAG GTGAAGAAGGGGAAATAACAGTAACTCATCTGCTTCTAGGGATTTGGTCAGAAAAAGAGTCAGCTGGTCACAAAATATTGGCATCCCTAGGTTTTGATGATGAGAAAGCCAAAGAACTTGGCAAATCT ATGGACAAGGATTGTATTTTAAGCTTTAAATAG